One segment of Cetobacterium sp. ZOR0034 DNA contains the following:
- a CDS encoding YjiH family protein: protein MVINTFKFGFYSFVGIWLFLVPMVIGGESGMLLGHIKSHIVERYDDIVKIVTAGFAVVTIFGTILGMKRKTFNDKVLDGFFISSKFVAGIRILGALTLILITYNFLPESLSRVVADEATGLMMIDELLPTILVTFFLEVMLIPLLTSFGLVEFIGTLIAPYMRKLFKVPGYAAIDALASFVGDGTIGIVVTDQQYEKGYYTQKEAAIIATSFSLVGISFAIMMADLLRLSHIFGYFYGTIIVCTILTGVVISRMPLKKFKDRYYREGEAPDERDTSMNYAIRLASDVAGKTKATKVLRDSFIKVLTIYVTFTPVIMLVGTIGLVLADKTNFFQIVTAPMVPFLEFIGFEREIAQYMAPSMIIGITDMWLPAVFIKDCPSELARFVIGGLTFSQLIYFSETGIILMNSKIGFNFFDVMKIFFLRSIVAFPMIYAAGLFMLKIGLLVN from the coding sequence GTGGTAATCAATACTTTTAAATTCGGATTTTATTCTTTTGTAGGAATTTGGCTTTTCTTGGTACCGATGGTAATTGGAGGAGAGTCAGGGATGTTGTTAGGACACATCAAGAGTCATATAGTAGAAAGGTATGATGATATAGTGAAAATAGTGACAGCAGGATTCGCTGTGGTCACAATCTTTGGAACTATCTTAGGAATGAAAAGAAAAACTTTTAATGATAAAGTTTTAGACGGATTTTTTATAAGTAGTAAATTTGTTGCTGGAATAAGAATATTAGGGGCTTTAACTCTAATTTTAATAACATATAATTTTTTACCAGAAAGTTTGAGTAGAGTTGTTGCAGATGAAGCAACGGGACTTATGATGATAGATGAGTTATTGCCAACAATATTAGTAACATTTTTTTTAGAGGTTATGCTTATACCACTACTGACTTCTTTTGGGTTGGTTGAATTTATAGGAACTTTGATAGCCCCTTATATGAGAAAATTATTTAAAGTTCCAGGCTATGCAGCAATTGATGCTTTAGCATCATTTGTTGGAGATGGAACGATAGGAATTGTAGTAACAGATCAACAATATGAAAAAGGATACTATACACAAAAAGAAGCAGCTATTATAGCAACATCATTCTCGTTAGTTGGAATTTCATTCGCAATAATGATGGCGGATTTGCTTAGATTATCACATATTTTTGGATATTTTTATGGAACAATAATAGTATGTACAATTTTAACTGGTGTTGTGATATCTAGAATGCCTTTGAAAAAATTTAAAGATAGGTATTATAGAGAGGGAGAAGCTCCAGATGAGAGAGATACAAGTATGAATTATGCTATCAGATTAGCTTCGGATGTAGCTGGAAAAACGAAAGCTACGAAAGTTTTAAGAGATTCTTTTATAAAAGTATTAACGATATATGTGACGTTTACTCCTGTAATAATGCTTGTAGGAACAATTGGTTTAGTACTAGCTGATAAAACAAACTTCTTTCAAATAGTTACAGCGCCGATGGTTCCATTTTTAGAATTCATAGGCTTTGAAAGAGAGATAGCTCAATACATGGCTCCTTCTATGATAATAGGAATAACTGATATGTGGTTACCGGCTGTCTTTATAAAGGATTGTCCAAGTGAATTGGCTAGATTTGTTATTGGAGGATTAACTTTTTCACAGTTGATATATTTTAGTGAAACAGGAATTATTCTTATGAATTCAAAAATTGGATTTAATTTTTTTGATGTTATGAAAATCTTCTTTTTAAGAAGTATAGTTGCATTTCCGATGATATATGCAGCAGGATTATTTATGTTGAAGATAGGATTGTTAGTAAATTAG
- a CDS encoding transporter substrate-binding domain-containing protein, with protein MKKILFFLTLILGSLTFSQSQPLIVGMELAYPPFEMSNEEGRPTGISVDMAYALGEYLGRDVIIEDMAYGGLIPALKTKKIDIIISSMSVTEERKQSVNFSKPYAKSYLAMLVNNKSGITKASDLNIKGKKVAVKKGTSGHTVAQKYFPNAEIMVFDKESAIILEVSQGKVDAFIYDPLTIYKNWSRNQETTTPLLEQFETESQPWAIAYRKGEEDLGAQIDEFIVEYKNSGKFNELADKYLGEERAFFKEKNVPFFFD; from the coding sequence ATGAAAAAAATATTGTTTTTTTTAACTTTAATTTTAGGAAGTTTAACATTTTCTCAAAGTCAACCTTTGATAGTTGGAATGGAACTGGCTTATCCACCATTTGAGATGTCAAATGAGGAGGGAAGACCAACAGGAATAAGTGTAGATATGGCTTATGCCTTAGGTGAATATTTAGGAAGAGATGTAATCATAGAAGATATGGCTTATGGAGGGCTGATTCCAGCTCTGAAAACAAAAAAAATAGATATAATCATCTCTTCAATGTCAGTAACAGAGGAGAGAAAGCAATCTGTTAACTTTTCAAAGCCATATGCTAAAAGCTATTTAGCAATGTTAGTAAATAATAAATCTGGGATAACAAAAGCGAGTGATTTAAATATAAAAGGGAAAAAAGTTGCTGTAAAAAAAGGTACGAGTGGACATACTGTAGCTCAAAAATATTTCCCAAATGCAGAGATTATGGTTTTTGACAAAGAGAGTGCAATTATATTGGAAGTTTCTCAAGGTAAAGTTGATGCTTTTATATATGACCCTCTTACAATTTATAAAAATTGGTCAAGAAATCAAGAGACAACAACACCTTTATTAGAGCAGTTTGAAACAGAATCTCAACCGTGGGCAATAGCCTATAGAAAAGGTGAAGAGGATTTAGGAGCTCAAATAGATGAGTTTATAGTAGAGTATAAAAATAGTGGAAAGTTTAATGAGTTAGCTGATAAATATTTAGGTGAGGAGAGAGCTTTCTTTAAAGAGAAAAATGTCCCTTTCTTCTTTGATTAG